The genomic interval CGGGCGCGCTCACTGTAACCGCCGTTGCGGGTCTCGCCGAGGCCGGCGCCGGTGAGCACGACCTCGTCGCCCGCGCTCCAGCGGGGGTCGGAGGACTCCCGCACGGTTCCGACGACGTCGATGCCGGGGATGAGCGGCGAGATGCGCGCCACTCCGCGGTCGCCGCGCAGGGCGAGGCCGTCCTTGTAGTTGAGGCTCGAGTACGCGACGTCGATGAGCACGTCGCCCTCGCCGAGCTGATCATCCGCGAGATCGACGAAGTCGACCGTCACGCCCTCATCCGAGCGGGTCATCTGCAGTGCGCGCGTCATGCCCCCACGATAGCCGCGCGTCTGCGCGGCCGACCCGTGGATCCGGTGCGTCTCAGCGGACTCACGAGCCAGACGACGGCGAACACCGCGCCCTGCACGACGACCACGAGGGGGCCGGATGCGGTGTCCCACCAGAAGCTCAGATAGATGCCCACGACCGCCGCGGCGGCCGCGATGATCGGCGCGATCACGAGCATCCGCCCGAACCGGTCGGTGAGCAGGCGCGCGGTTGCGCCCGGGATGACGAGCATCGCGACCACGAGGATGACGCCCGCGACCTGCAGGGCGACGACTGCGGTTGCCGCGAGCACCGCGAGCAGCAGAGCACGCAGGCGCCCCGGCGAGAGCCCGATCGCGAAGGCGTGCTGCGCGTCGAACGCATAGAGGGTCAGGTCGCGGCGCTTCACGATGACGGTCACGGCGACCGCGGCCGAGAGCAGCCCGATCTGCAGCAGGTCCGCATTCGAGACACCCAGCACATCGCCGAAGATGATGTGCTGCAGATCGGTCTGGCTGGGGATCACGGAGATGAGCACGAGGCCGCTGGCGAACATCGTCGTGAAGACGATGCCCATCGCCGCGTCCTCTTTCACGCGACTGCGGTCGCGGATGACGCCGATCGCCCCGACCGCCACGAAACCGGCGATGAGCGCCCCGACGGCGAACGGCAGCCCCACGATCGAGGCCACCACGACCCCCGGCAGCACGGCGTGCGAGACCGCGTCGCCCATGAGCGACCAGCCGATGAGCACGAGCCAGCACGACAGCAGCGCGCACACCGCGGCGGCGACCGTCGCGGCACCGAGCGCACGGAGCACGAAGTCGTACTGCAGCGGATCGAGCAGGAGGTCGAGAGGATTCACGGCGCCTCCTCCAATCCGAATGCGCGCGAGAGACGCTCCGGGCGGAGAGCCTCGGCGGTGGGGCCCGTGAACAGGATGCGCCGCAGCAGCAGGGCCACCTCGTCGGCGAGCTCGGGGAGCATGTGCAGATCGTGCGTCGAGACGAGCACGGCGGCGCCGTCGGAGGCGAGCTCACGCACGACCGCGGTGATGAGCGCCTCGGAGCGCTTGTCGACGCCGGTGAACGGCTCGTCGAGCAGCAGGATGCGCGCCTCCTGCGCGATCGCCCGCGCGAGGAAGGCGCGCTGGCGCTGCCCCCCGGAGAGCGCCCCGATGGGACGGTCGGCGAGCTCCGTGAGCTGCACCCGGTCGAGGGCGACGCGCACGGCCTCGCGGTCGGCGGCGCGCGGCCTCCGGGTGATGCCGAGGTGGGCGTACCGGCCCATCATGACGACCTCCGCGACCGACACCGGGAAGTCGTGGTCGACCCCGGCATCCTGCGCCACATACGCGACCATGCCGCTCGCACGCGCCGCCCGGGGTGTGCCGCCGTCGACCTGCACCGAGCCGTGCAGCGGCGCAAGCTGGCCGAGCACGGTGCGGAACAGCGTCGACTTGCCGGAGCCGTTCATGCCCACAAGGCCCGTCACCTGGCCCCACGGAACGTCGAGCGTCGCGCCGTCGAGAGCGACGACCTCGCCGTAGCTCACGTGCACATCCTCGATGCGGATGGCGGGGGTGCTCATGAGCGGCTCGTCGCCAGGGCGCCCGCGATGAGCGAGACGTCGTGTCGGATGAGGTCGAGGTAGGTGGGGACGGGGCCGTCCGGCTCCGAGAGCGAGTCGACGTACAGGACCCCGCCGAACTCCGCATCCGTCGCCTCGACGACCTGGCGCATGGCGCGGTCCGACACCGTCGATTCGCAGAACACTGCGCGCACGTCGTGCTCGTCGACCGCGTCGATGACCCGGGCGACGCGCTGCGGGGTGGCCTGTGACTCGGCGTTCACGGGCCACAGGTACAGCTCCTCGAGCCCGGCGTCGCGGGCGAGGTAGGAGAAGGCCCCCTCGCACGTGACGAGCGCGCGCTGATTCGCGGGGAGGCCATCCAGGGCGCTCACGAGCTCGTCGTGCAGGGTGCGCAGTTCGGCTGTGTAGCGCGCGCTGTTGGCGGCGAAGTCGCCCGCATGCTCGGGCACGAGCTCGGTGAGGGCCGCGGCGATGTTGGCGACGTAGGTCTCCGCGGCGACGGGGCTCATCCAGGCGTGCGGGTTGGGGGCACCAGCGTAGGCGTCCGAGGCGATGTCGATCGGCTCGATGCCCTCGGTGACGGTCACGTGCGGGGCGTCGATCCGATCGGTGAACTGCGCGAACCATGCCCCGAGCCCGAGTCCGTTGTCGAGGATGAGCTGGGCACCGGACGCGCGGCGGATGTCGCCGGGGGTCGGCGAGTAGCCGTGGATCTCGGCGCCGACCTTCGTGATCGACTCGACGCGCACATGGTCGCCCGCGACGTTGCGGGCCATGTCGGCGATGACCGTGAAGGTCGCGAGCACGAGGGGGCGGTCGTCCTCCGGTGCGGCGTCGGAGGGCGCGCAGGCCGAGAGCGAGGTCGCGAGCACGACCCCGGTGAGCAGCGCGACGACCCTGTGGCGCACATTTTTCGGCATGCCGAAAAATTAGCAGAGGCCCGGGGGAGGTGGGCAGTCTCGTGCACAGAAAACGACGAAGCCCGCGGGCTCCCGGTGGGGGAGCGCCGCGGGCTCGAGTCGTTGCAGCCGCAGGGCTCAGCCGAAGAGGATCGCCGCCTCGTCGTAGCGCGACTGCGGAACGGTCTTCAGGCGGCCGAGGGCGTCCTCGAACGGGACCGTCACGATCTGAGTGCCGCGAAGCGCCACCATCTTGCCCCACTGGCCCTCGAGGGCCAGGTCGAGCACGGCCATGCCGTAGCGCGTCGCGAGAACGCGGTCGTACGCCGTCGGCGTGCCGCCGCGCTGGATGTGGCCGAGCGTCGTCGCGCGCGTCTCGATGCCGGTGCGCTCCTCGATCTCGGGGGCGAGCATGTCGCCGATGCCGCCGAGGCGCGGGCGCCCGAACGCATCCAGTCCGCGCTCCGAGAACGCGTCATCCATCGTGTCGAGCTGGAAGCCCTCCGCGACGACGACGAGCGGCGCGCGACCACGGGCACGGGCGCTCTGCACGTGCTCGCAGATCTCCTCCATGCTCGTCTTGCGCTCGGGGATGAGGATGACGTGCGCACCCGCGGCCATGCCGGAGTGCAGGGCGATCCAGCCGACGTGGCGACCCATGACCTCGGCCACCATGCAGCGGCCGTGCGAGTCGCCCGTGGTGCGCAGGCGATCCATCGCCTCGGTCGCGATCTGCACCGCGGTGTCGAAGCCGAAGGTGTAGTCGGTGGCCGAGAGGTCGTTGTCGACCGTCTTCGGCACGCCCACGATCTGCACGCCCTCGTCGGTGAGGCGCTTCGCGGCCGCGAGGGTGCCCTCGCCGCCGATCGCGATCACGGCGTCCATGCCCGACTCGGACATGACCTCCTTGACGCGCTGCACGCCGCCGAACTCGAACGGGTTGGTGCGCGAGGAGCCGAGGATCGTGCCGCCCTGCTTCGAGATGCCCATCACCTGGGGGCGCCCGAGAGGCTGAAGATCGGCCTGGACGAGACCGCGCCAACCATCGCGGATCCCGACGAACTCGACGTCGTCGTGCTGGGTGATGCCCTTGAGCACCGTGCCGCGGATGACCGCGTTGAGGCCGGGACAGTCGCCACCGCTAGTGAGGATTCCGATTTTCACGGACTCATCATCCCCTATTTCCTGTGAAGACGGGTGCGCGGAGTATCCCTCACTCGCTAGAGTGCGGCGTGGCCGGGGATATCCTCGCCACCACCACCGCTCCGAAGGAGAATCATGACCGATCCGAACGCCACCCCCGTGGCCCCCACCGCCCCCGCCGGCGCGCCCGCCGCCGTACCCGGCAAGACGCTCGGCATCGTCGGCCTCATCCTCAGCATTGTCGCCGCGATCGTCGGCCTCATCATCAGCATCGTCGCGCTGCGCCAGTCGAAGAAGGCCGGGTACGGCAATGGCCCCGCCGTCGCGGGCATCGTCATCGGCATCTTGGGCACCATCGGATGGATCCTCTTCTGGGCCCTCATCGGCGTGGGCCTCGTGTTCGCCGCCCAGACGTGCGGCGACCTCGGTCCTGGTGAGTACGTTCTCGAGAACGGCACCGCGATCACCTGCCGCTGAGCTTCGCACTCGTGAGAGGCCGGGGCGCTCATCGCCTCGGCCTCTCGCCGTTCGGGCTGGCTGTCAGAGCGCCCAGCTAGCCTGGCCGCGATGGACCCGATCACGACCCGCTACGCGCCCGCCGCGCCGGTGTCGCTGCGTCTCGTGATCGGACACCTCGCGCAGGGACGCGGCGACCCCACCGTGCAGCGCACCCCCGAAGGCTGGTGGCTCACCATGCGGCTCGCGACGGGGGCCGCGACGCTGCTCCTGCGCGAACGCCCCGACAGCATCGAAGCGACAGCGTGGGGCGATGGCGCCGCCGAGGCGATCGACGGTGTGCCGCGACTCCTCGGGGCCCACGATGACCTCGACGGGTTCGACGCTTCCCGGCATCCGCTCATCGCCCGCCTCCATCACGAGACCCCGGGGCTCCGCCTCGGCGGCACGGGTCGCGTGCTGCCTGCCCTCGTTCCGAGCGTGCTCGGGCAGAAGGTCACCGCCATGGAGGCCAAGCGCGCGTGGCGCATCCTCGTGAGCCGCCACGGCGACCCGGCCCCGGGCCCCGCACCGCTCGGCATGCGCGTGCTGCCCACGCCCGACACCTGGAAGCGCATCCCCTCCTGGGAGTGGCATACGGCCGCCGTCGGTCCGCAGCGATCCGACACCCTCATGCGGGTGTTCGCCGTGGGCTCCGCGATCGCCCGGTGCGACCGACTGGATTCCGCGGAGAGCGCGCGCCGACTGGCCTCGATCCACGGCATCGGACGCTGGACGGTCGCCGAGACCCTGCAGCGTTCGCACGGCGATCCGGATGCCGTCAGCTACGGCGATCTGCACATCTGCAAGCGGGTGGGAACCGCCCTCATCGGAGAGCGCGTCGACGACGACGGAATGATGGAGCTGCTCGAACCGTGGCGGGGCCACCGCCAGCGGGTGGTTCGGCTCATCACGATCGCGGGCATCGACTACCAACGCCACGCCCCGCGCCTCACGATCCCCGACCACCGCGCCCGCTGAGCGCTCGGGGCGGTTGTGTCGATCGTCAACGATTGGGCGGCCCCGGCTGCGTCGATCTAACGTGGACCCTCGTGGGTCTCCTCCGTCGCTCTGCTCGTCTCGCCTGGCTCAGCCTGTGCGCCCCGAAGCTTCCTCCGCTCGGTCTCTACGACGTGTGTCATTCACCGCGTCGGGTGATGCCCGGCGATCTCGACGAGCTGCGTCACATGAACAACGGCGCGTACCTCTCCAACCTCGACCACGCCCGCGTGGAGCTCGTGGTGCGCACGGGGCTCTGGAAGCGTCTGAACGAGGCGGGCATGTATCCCGTCGTGTCGGCGCAGACGATCACCTACCGCAAGTCGCTCGAGCTGTGGCAGAAGTACACGATCGAGTCGCGTCTGCTCGGAGTCGACGACCGCTCGGTGTACGTGGAGCAGCGCTTCGTCGTCGACGGCGAGGTCTACGCGCGGGCCCACATCCAGGCGCGGTTCCTCTACCGGAAGGGCGGCACCGTCACCGTGGAGGACCTCGCGGCCGTCACCGGCGTCGATCCGGTGGCCCACCCGATCCCCGAATGGCTGCACGAGTGGGCCGCGCAGGTGCGCCTGCCCTCCACACGCCAGCCCGCCGAGAGCACCTGGGAGTAGCTCAGCCCTCGAGAACGGCCATCGCGGCGTGGAAGCCGCCGAGCCCCGACACGGCGCCGCCACGCCGCGAACCCGAACCGCACACGAGGATGCGCTCGTGCGGCGTCGCGACACCCCAGCGCTCGGCGGGAGTCGACATCTCGGCATCGTCTTCGGCGAACGGCCACGACAGTGGGCCGTGGAAGATATTGCCGCCCGACATGCGCAGGCTCTGCTCGAGGTCGCGGGTCGTGGCCGTCTCGATGCACGGGCGTCCCTCGCCATCCGTGAGCAGCACATCCGCGATCGGCTCGGCGAGCACCGAGTCGAGCGAACGGATGACGGCCGCCTGGAACTCGGCACGACGCGCGTCGAGGTCGGCGCCCTCGAGCAGACGGTCGGGCGCCTGCAGGGCGAAGATGGTGAGCGTCTGCGCGCCGGACGCTCGCAGCTCGGGGGAGAGGATGCTGGGGTCGGTGAGCGAGTGGCAGTAGCTCTCGAGCGGCACCGGCTCGGGCAGCGAACCCGCGCTCGCCGCGGCGTAGGCGGCGTCGATCTGGGTGAAGCCCTCGTTGACGTGGAAGGTGCCCGCGAACGCGGCCACCGGATCCGCGGCCGCCTCGCGCAGGCGCGGCAGACGCTTCAGCAGCAGGTTGACCTTGATCTGGGCGCCCTCTGGCCGCTCGGCCGTCTCGCCCATCAGCCGGGCGAGCTCGTAGGGGGCGACGCCCGAGAGGATCGTCTCGCCGGCGAGCCGCAGCTCCTCGTCGCCGTGGCGGTACACGACCTCGCCGTCGGGCGACACCGACGTGACCTCGGCATCCGTGACGAGCTCTGCACCCGCGTCGCGCGCGGCACGCACGAGCGCACCTGACACGGCGCCCATGCCGCCCACCGGCACATCCCAGTGCCCGGTTCCGCCGCCGATCACGTGGTACAGGAAGCAGCGGTTGGCGTCGAGGCTCTCATCGATCGACGGCGCGAACGTGCCGATGAGTCCGTCGGTGAGCACGACGCCGCGCACCAGGTCGTTCCCGAAGCGGTCGGCGATGGTGCGGCCGATGGGCGCCTCCATGAGATCCGCCCACACGCGGTCGTCGCCGACGGCGCGACGCGCTTCGGAGCGGGTGAGGAGGGGATCGGTGACGCTCGGCCAGAACGCCGACGCGAGCTTCGCGGTGTCGTCGCCGAACGCACGCCACGCATCCCAGTCGGCGGCTGCTCCGATGTCCGCAAACGAGGCGGCGGTCGCCGCAGCATCGCCCGTGTCGACGAGCAGGCCGCGATCGGTGCCCGGCAGGGGCGTGTAGGAGGAGTACCGGCGGCGGGCGAGCCGCACGTCGAGGTTCAGATCCTTGCGGATCCGCTCGGGCAGCAGGCTCACCAGGTACGAGTAGCGCGAGAGGCGCGCGTCGACCCCGGGGAAGACGGGCGTCGAGATCGCGGCGCCGCCGAGGTGCGACGAGCGCTCCAGGAGCGTCACGCTGCGCCCGGCTCCGGCCAGGTATGCGGCTGCCACGAGGGCGTTGTGGCCGCCCCCCACGATCACGATGTCGCGCCTTAGCGTCATGGGGTCACTGTACTGGTGGTGTGTCACCGGCTGGTTTCGCAGGTGCGGGCGGTGCGGGGTGCCTCAGACGACGAAGTGGGCGGAGCTCGCGACGGGGGCTGCGATCCAGCTCACGAGACGCTCGGCGAGGACCGCTGCAGGGGTGCCGTCCTCGCCGAGCGAGCGGATCGCGAGGATGCCGGTGGCACCGCCCCCCGCGTCGTCGAGTCGATCTCCGAGGTCGCGCACGAGCCGCTCGGCATCGGCTTTCGCGCGCGTGTAGGAGTTGGTTCCGTCGCCCTTGACCGCGGTGGAGCTCACGATCGCGAGCCGCCCGTCGGATGCGGTGAGCTCGGGCTCGAAGGCCTGGATGACGTTGTCGACGGTGTCGACGAGCCGAGGACGCAGCCACGCGTCTGCTTCGGGACTGTCGCCACCCCGCCATCCGCCGACGAGGTGCACGACAGCGTCGACGCGGCCGTGGCTCTCGACGACCGATCGGGCGAGCGCCTTCGCGGCGGCGAGCTCCGTGAGGTCGGCGACGCGGTGGTCGTCTGCATGCACCGACAGGAGACGCTCGGCATCGGTGCCGACGGCGATGACGGTGTCACCGCGATCCGCGAACCGAGCACAGACCGCCCGGCCCGCTTCACCCGTCGCGCCCGTCACCACCACGACCTTCACCGTGTCACCCGTTCCCGGTGATCCCTCGCGTGGATTCGATCACGGCTGTCATCTTCCTGCCCAGCGCCTCGTAGAACATCGACAGCGGGAACTCGTCATCGAGGACCGCATCCGTGAAGCCCTTCGGGGGCCCGGCGAGAACCTCGTCCGAGAGACCTCGCGCCCAGGCCGACGCGGGATGCGGCGCGAGGGTGCTGCGGATGAGCTCGTAGGCGGCGAGCCAGTGGGTGGTCTTCGGGCGGTCGATCGAGCGCCAGTACAGTTCGTTGATCGCATCCGAGAGCGCCACGACGGCAGCCGGCACGGCATCCCAGTCGAATGCGAGCTGGGTGTCGGTCCAGTGCAGAACGCCCCGCTGGTGCAGCCACGCGAAGAGAAGCTGCCCACCGAGCCCGTCGTAGTTGCGCACGCGCGAGCCGGTGAGCGGGAACCGGAACAGGCGGTCGAACAGGATCGCGTGCTGCACGTGCACGGCCCGAT from Salinibacterium sp. ZJ70 carries:
- a CDS encoding SDR family NAD(P)-dependent oxidoreductase; this translates as MKVVVVTGATGEAGRAVCARFADRGDTVIAVGTDAERLLSVHADDHRVADLTELAAAKALARSVVESHGRVDAVVHLVGGWRGGDSPEADAWLRPRLVDTVDNVIQAFEPELTASDGRLAIVSSTAVKGDGTNSYTRAKADAERLVRDLGDRLDDAGGGATGILAIRSLGEDGTPAAVLAERLVSWIAAPVASSAHFVV
- a CDS encoding 6-phosphofructokinase, producing the protein MKIGILTSGGDCPGLNAVIRGTVLKGITQHDDVEFVGIRDGWRGLVQADLQPLGRPQVMGISKQGGTILGSSRTNPFEFGGVQRVKEVMSESGMDAVIAIGGEGTLAAAKRLTDEGVQIVGVPKTVDNDLSATDYTFGFDTAVQIATEAMDRLRTTGDSHGRCMVAEVMGRHVGWIALHSGMAAGAHVILIPERKTSMEEICEHVQSARARGRAPLVVVAEGFQLDTMDDAFSERGLDAFGRPRLGGIGDMLAPEIEERTGIETRATTLGHIQRGGTPTAYDRVLATRYGMAVLDLALEGQWGKMVALRGTQIVTVPFEDALGRLKTVPQSRYDEAAILFG
- a CDS encoding thioesterase family protein translates to MPGDLDELRHMNNGAYLSNLDHARVELVVRTGLWKRLNEAGMYPVVSAQTITYRKSLELWQKYTIESRLLGVDDRSVYVEQRFVVDGEVYARAHIQARFLYRKGGTVTVEDLAAVTGVDPVAHPIPEWLHEWAAQVRLPSTRQPAESTWE
- a CDS encoding metal ABC transporter ATP-binding protein; its protein translation is MSTPAIRIEDVHVSYGEVVALDGATLDVPWGQVTGLVGMNGSGKSTLFRTVLGQLAPLHGSVQVDGGTPRAARASGMVAYVAQDAGVDHDFPVSVAEVVMMGRYAHLGITRRPRAADREAVRVALDRVQLTELADRPIGALSGGQRQRAFLARAIAQEARILLLDEPFTGVDKRSEALITAVVRELASDGAAVLVSTHDLHMLPELADEVALLLRRILFTGPTAEALRPERLSRAFGLEEAP
- a CDS encoding DNA-3-methyladenine glycosylase, with the translated sequence MDPITTRYAPAAPVSLRLVIGHLAQGRGDPTVQRTPEGWWLTMRLATGAATLLLRERPDSIEATAWGDGAAEAIDGVPRLLGAHDDLDGFDASRHPLIARLHHETPGLRLGGTGRVLPALVPSVLGQKVTAMEAKRAWRILVSRHGDPAPGPAPLGMRVLPTPDTWKRIPSWEWHTAAVGPQRSDTLMRVFAVGSAIARCDRLDSAESARRLASIHGIGRWTVAETLQRSHGDPDAVSYGDLHICKRVGTALIGERVDDDGMMELLEPWRGHRQRVVRLITIAGIDYQRHAPRLTIPDHRAR
- a CDS encoding metal ABC transporter permease, translated to MNPLDLLLDPLQYDFVLRALGAATVAAAVCALLSCWLVLIGWSLMGDAVSHAVLPGVVVASIVGLPFAVGALIAGFVAVGAIGVIRDRSRVKEDAAMGIVFTTMFASGLVLISVIPSQTDLQHIIFGDVLGVSNADLLQIGLLSAAVAVTVIVKRRDLTLYAFDAQHAFAIGLSPGRLRALLLAVLAATAVVALQVAGVILVVAMLVIPGATARLLTDRFGRMLVIAPIIAAAAAVVGIYLSFWWDTASGPLVVVVQGAVFAVVWLVSPLRRTGSTGRPRRRAAIVGA
- a CDS encoding NAD(P)/FAD-dependent oxidoreductase, whose protein sequence is MTLRRDIVIVGGGHNALVAAAYLAGAGRSVTLLERSSHLGGAAISTPVFPGVDARLSRYSYLVSLLPERIRKDLNLDVRLARRRYSSYTPLPGTDRGLLVDTGDAAATAASFADIGAAADWDAWRAFGDDTAKLASAFWPSVTDPLLTRSEARRAVGDDRVWADLMEAPIGRTIADRFGNDLVRGVVLTDGLIGTFAPSIDESLDANRCFLYHVIGGGTGHWDVPVGGMGAVSGALVRAARDAGAELVTDAEVTSVSPDGEVVYRHGDEELRLAGETILSGVAPYELARLMGETAERPEGAQIKVNLLLKRLPRLREAAADPVAAFAGTFHVNEGFTQIDAAYAAASAGSLPEPVPLESYCHSLTDPSILSPELRASGAQTLTIFALQAPDRLLEGADLDARRAEFQAAVIRSLDSVLAEPIADVLLTDGEGRPCIETATTRDLEQSLRMSGGNIFHGPLSWPFAEDDAEMSTPAERWGVATPHERILVCGSGSRRGGAVSGLGGFHAAMAVLEG
- a CDS encoding DUF4190 domain-containing protein, with product MTDPNATPVAPTAPAGAPAAVPGKTLGIVGLILSIVAAIVGLIISIVALRQSKKAGYGNGPAVAGIVIGILGTIGWILFWALIGVGLVFAAQTCGDLGPGEYVLENGTAITCR
- a CDS encoding metal ABC transporter substrate-binding protein — protein: MPKNVRHRVVALLTGVVLATSLSACAPSDAAPEDDRPLVLATFTVIADMARNVAGDHVRVESITKVGAEIHGYSPTPGDIRRASGAQLILDNGLGLGAWFAQFTDRIDAPHVTVTEGIEPIDIASDAYAGAPNPHAWMSPVAAETYVANIAAALTELVPEHAGDFAANSARYTAELRTLHDELVSALDGLPANQRALVTCEGAFSYLARDAGLEELYLWPVNAESQATPQRVARVIDAVDEHDVRAVFCESTVSDRAMRQVVEATDAEFGGVLYVDSLSEPDGPVPTYLDLIRHDVSLIAGALATSRS